The following nucleotide sequence is from Phycisphaerae bacterium.
CGAGCGCTGCGGGTTGAAAGCCCCGCGCAATGCGAAGCCCGTGTACGGCGGTCGGCAGGGCAAGCACCCGCCGGAGATGCGCGAGGTTCTGGATGCGCTGCAGAAGGTGTACCGGCTCGATCCGGCGGCACAATGGTAAATGACGTGAACGACGTGCAGGTCCAACCCGCGATCGATTTGAGCCCCGTCTGGGAGGCGCTGGCCAATGTCAGCGACCCCGAGATACCGGTCTTGAATGTGCTGGAGATGGGCATGATTCCCGCCGTGCGCCTCGAGGGCGAGACGGTCGTTGTGCAGATGACGCCGACGTTCGCGGGCTGCCCGGCGCTGGACCTGATCCGCGAGAACATTCGCCATGCCGTGCGGGCCGCGGGGTTTGAGGACGTTCGCGTCGATGTCGTTTTCGATCCACCGTGGACGAGCGACCGGATCACGCCGGAGGGGCTGCGCAAGCTGAAGGAGTTCGGGCTCGCGCCACCGTTGCGGTGTGGGACGACGGGGGCGACGTTTCAGGCGCTGCAAAAAGTGGCCTGTCCTTATTGCAACTCGACAGAGACGACGCTGGAATCGATCTTCGGCCCGACGCTCTGCCGGGCGATTCACTACTGCAATGCGTGCCGGCAGTCGTTTGAGCAATTCAAGCCGGTTTGAGGCGAACCGGCTCATCCCTGCCGTCGTAGTATCCGCAAAGCCGACTCTCTTGAAAGGAGCATGCATGGCCCATTACTACGATTCGATTCCAGAGTCGATACGCAAATTAACCAACCAGCAGGCCATTGATCGCTACGTCGCCGGGGCGGAGGTGCCCGCCAGGGCGATTGCCGGTCTGACGACCGAGCAGCTTCTGGCCGTTCCGGTGCCTGGGACGTGGAGCATCCAGCAGATCGTCGTGCACCTGGCGGACAGCGATCTGACCGCGGCGTATCGGATGAAGCGGATGATCGCGGAGGAGCGGCCGCTGCTGGATGCGTTGGATGAAACCGCGTTTGCGGCCCGATTGGGTTACGAGGAACAGCCCATCCGCGAGGTCTGTGAGATTTTCCGACTTAACCGGAAACTCCTCACCCCTATCCTGCGACGGCAGCCGGAGTCGGCGTTTGAGCGGACGGCGGAGCATCCGGAAGTCGGAACCGTCACGCTCGGGCAGGTATTGCGAACCTATGCTTACCACGTCGACCACCACATGGAGTTTCTGAAGAAAAAGCGCGAAATGCTCGGCGCGCCGTTATGATCATGCCCACCCTGCACCTGAGAGCGGCTATTTCGGAAGGGAACACTCATGGCGCATTACTACGATTCGATTCCTGAGCCGGTACGCAAATTAACCAACGGGCAGGCCATCGAGCGCTACGCCGCCGGGGCGGAAGTGCCGGGCAAGGCGATTGCGGGTCTGACGTCCGAGCAGCTTCGGGCGTTTCCCGTGCCGGGGACGTGGAGCATTCAGCAGATCGTCGCGCATCTGACGGACAGCGATCTGATCGCGGCCTATCGGATGAAGCGGATCATCGCGGAGGATCAGCCGAAGCTGGACTTGTGGGACGAGAACGCTTTTGTGGCGGGACTGCGGTACCAGGACTTGCCCGCGCGAGAGGTGTGCGAACTCTTCCGGCTCAACCGCACGGTCCTGGCGCACGTACTCCGCGGATTGCCGGACGCGGCGTTTGAACGCACGGCGCTCCACCAGGAGATGGGGCCGATGACGCTGGGCCAGTTTCTGCGGATTTATGTGAATCACCTGGATCATCACCTGGGGTTCCTGAAGAAGAAGCGCGAGATGCTGGGCGCGCCGTTATGATAAACCCCACCCCGGCCCTCGCCTTCGTAAGGGGAGGGGATTAGGCCATGAATCACTACGAGATCTGGGTCAATCTGAAGGATTCGCACAAGGACCTTGAGTTCGCTGAGAACCTCAGGGGGTATCTCGGTCATTTGCAACGGCTCGGCAAGATCGCGGACTATCGTCTTACGCGGCGCAAGCTCGGGTTCGGCCCGCCGGAGCTGGGCGAGTTTCACGTCTCCATCCAAACGGAGAGCCTCGCCCAACTGGACGAGGCCTTTGGCGCGGCGGCAGCGCGGGCCGGCGAGATTGAGCCGCTTCATGCCAGGGTTTACTCGATGGTGACGGACTTCCGCTCGGCGCTCTATCGCGACTTTCCCGATCCCGAACGGGCCGCGCGCAACAAGCCGGGCGGACCGTAACATTTTTCCGGTCTCGATTAAAAAAAAAGCGTGGCCTCTCCCGGAAGGCCCTTGCCCTCCGCGAGTTCCGCGCTAAAATCTCGTGGTCGGACTTATTGTGGCCCGCGATTCCGGTAGTTCCCACGCCCATCGCGGGCGCCGGTGATCTTGCGTTCGATCGCCATCATCCGGGGCCTGAGTGCCCCCTTGAATTGCAGACCTGCCGCGTGAGCGCGGCGACTTTTTTAGCGCTCTCGACTCGTTCGAGAGAGGAGCAGAACCAGGCTCCAGCCATGGAGCGGATCAACCAGACCCCTCAAAACCGGAGGCGGACCATGACGAATATCACCTTACCTCAGACCGGTCCGGTCGCGGCGACGCCTCGTCGCGTCAGGTATGTCAAGGACATCGACAAGATCCCGAACCTCCCTCCTGCCGAGCGGGAAAAACTCAAGCAGGTCGCTGAACGCTACGTATTCCGGGCCAACGATTACTATCTCAGTCTCATCAACTGGAACGATCCTCACGATCCCATCAAACAACTGATCATTCCACGAGCCGAAGAATTGAACGACTGGGGCAAGCTGGATGCCAGCAACGAGGCCGCCGTGACGGTCGCGCGCGGGGTACAGCACAAGTACCCGCATACCGTGCTGCTGCTGTGTAACGAGGTCTGCGGGGCGTATTGCCGCTATTGCTTCCGCAAGCGGCTGTTCATGAATGACAATGACGAAGTGACGAACGACGTCTCGGCCGGCATCCAGTACATCGCCGGGAACCCCAACGTCACCAACGTTCTTCTCACGGGCGGCGATCCGCTCCTGATGAGCACGCGACGCCTCACGGAGATCATCGAGGCGTTGCGGGCGATCGACCACGTCAAGATCATCCGCATCGGTTCGAAGATGCCGGCGTTCGATCCGTGGCGACTGCTCAATGACGCGGCGCTGCAGAACGTCCTTAGAAAATACTCGACCGCCCGGAAGCGCATCTATCTCATGGCGCACTTCGATCATCCGCGCGAACTGACGGACGAAGCGGTCGACGGCATCGACTGCTTTATCAAGTGCGGCGTCATCTGTGTGAACCAGTGTCCGCTGATCAAGGGCATCAACGACGACCCCGCGGTGTTGTCCGACATGTATCGCCAGCTCTCGTGGATCGGGTGCCCGCCTTATTACCTGTTCCAGGGGCGGCCGACGGCGGGCAATGAGCCGTACGAAGTTCCAATCGTTCGCGGTTGGAATATTTTC
It contains:
- the paaD gene encoding 1,2-phenylacetyl-CoA epoxidase subunit PaaD, producing the protein MVNDVNDVQVQPAIDLSPVWEALANVSDPEIPVLNVLEMGMIPAVRLEGETVVVQMTPTFAGCPALDLIRENIRHAVRAAGFEDVRVDVVFDPPWTSDRITPEGLRKLKEFGLAPPLRCGTTGATFQALQKVACPYCNSTETTLESIFGPTLCRAIHYCNACRQSFEQFKPV
- a CDS encoding DinB family protein is translated as MAHYYDSIPESIRKLTNQQAIDRYVAGAEVPARAIAGLTTEQLLAVPVPGTWSIQQIVVHLADSDLTAAYRMKRMIAEERPLLDALDETAFAARLGYEEQPIREVCEIFRLNRKLLTPILRRQPESAFERTAEHPEVGTVTLGQVLRTYAYHVDHHMEFLKKKREMLGAPL
- a CDS encoding DinB family protein; the protein is MAHYYDSIPEPVRKLTNGQAIERYAAGAEVPGKAIAGLTSEQLRAFPVPGTWSIQQIVAHLTDSDLIAAYRMKRIIAEDQPKLDLWDENAFVAGLRYQDLPAREVCELFRLNRTVLAHVLRGLPDAAFERTALHQEMGPMTLGQFLRIYVNHLDHHLGFLKKKREMLGAPL
- a CDS encoding DUF6614 family protein yields the protein MNHYEIWVNLKDSHKDLEFAENLRGYLGHLQRLGKIADYRLTRRKLGFGPPELGEFHVSIQTESLAQLDEAFGAAAARAGEIEPLHARVYSMVTDFRSALYRDFPDPERAARNKPGGP
- a CDS encoding radical SAM protein, with translation MTNITLPQTGPVAATPRRVRYVKDIDKIPNLPPAEREKLKQVAERYVFRANDYYLSLINWNDPHDPIKQLIIPRAEELNDWGKLDASNEAAVTVARGVQHKYPHTVLLLCNEVCGAYCRYCFRKRLFMNDNDEVTNDVSAGIQYIAGNPNVTNVLLTGGDPLLMSTRRLTEIIEALRAIDHVKIIRIGSKMPAFDPWRLLNDAALQNVLRKYSTARKRIYLMAHFDHPRELTDEAVDGIDCFIKCGVICVNQCPLIKGINDDPAVLSDMYRQLSWIGCPPYYLFQGRPTAGNEPYEVPIVRGWNIFREALRHGSGLARRAKYCMSHETGKIEILAVDDLHIYLRYHRAKDEKNRGRFMIYKRKDDAYWMDQLEPADWSDAPKFPPPEVSYGLDGPE